tatatattataaaaaatattgttgcctaaatgtagacattaaaatatattacaatgaatgaaataaaaattaaatttaaatgtaattaatacattaaaataaaaataaaaagatagaataaaacatcaaaatacaactaataaattatatgattaaatgtgctagggactaaaattggattttaatcttacatatggttataatctaaaactcatcttttttagagattaaaatgaagttttctaaatattttaatttctcaCTATAGTAAGGACAAGTTTAGtgatcaaaatcaggtctgttTTTGCGAGGAATGGATAATATCCTTGCCAAAAGTGCTCTATAGACGACTTTGTTGTAGTGAGTCGAGCTAGATTTAATTAACGAAAGCTCTTTCGTTAAAGAAACGAGAACATCTTAGAGAAAAACCGATTAATAGTTGCATGGTTGGCCTAGCTACGTTTAgtaaaaatatatgtaaaatcaCATACATGATCTTTCATCATTTCAAGGAAACTTCTAAAGTTATAATATATATAGAATCTAGCTCGAGCTGTTGAGAGAAAATATGAGTTGTTGACGAGCTTTTTGAGTTGATAATATCAATGTTcaagttttgaaaaaatggttgaatatttaaacacttttcatattttttccaGTTGAAGATTAGTGAAAGGATGGAAAACTGTTATTACATTAATTTGCACCCATTTTGAAGCTCTTGAGGTTTCTtcagtggagagagagagagagatagagaacaGTGAACAAGAGAAAAAGTTAGGCGTGGTGCATCAGTTTGTGAAAACAAAGTTTTAAAAAATAGCTtttcattttgaaaaaaaaaatgtttttatggTTAATCCACGTGACACCATGTGATTCAATAGGTCATACATTCATGTGTCACATTAGCACACTAACATAAATTTTGATAGAAATTTAAaggaatgaccaaattgatttGCAAGATTCTTGTTCTTTCAGGCTTTTatccctctctcctttctcttggTTGAGGTCCTCTGTTGCACTGGGATCTCATCAAGCGTCAGTTACCACGAGCTAGGGTTCGAATCGGTCTCATCGTGTAGTTAAATCGAACATGCAATTGCCCACATTTTTTAtcactatttatttttttattttgttttgtaattACCTAATTTATGAATGAAATCCAGTATttgatgataaaaaaaataaaaaagatatgcAGACGTGATAAAAAGAAGGCTAAACAGCCAAAATGTTCCTTAAGAtatgcataacacatcactttggtccatgagatttcaaattaatagaagtggttcctgagattgttcaccatccatcattttggtcattccgttaaaatctccgttaagtgtctcggagctcttggccagaagtttgggcaattttcaaagctttgtaactcaatcatttcttaaccaaattcgacccataatatatcaaaatgaagataggaaagtgtagaataagattatacctatttggaagcccaatggttgtcggagatggccggaaaaatagcctcaaagttgactggtctgagggaaaactggaaaactcgccggaaattgggtaaactttaaacgttcataacttcttcaatactcaacgaaattaagtgattcaaaaacgaaaatcataaaTCTCGACAAGaaaaagagaatgatacctttttagatggctaaatcaccgtggtttggctggaaaatgGCTCAAAATTGAATGTCTTGATTtcaagttagccactttcgagccgttttccagcCACAACACGGAGAATTAGCCATAAAAGAAGGTtccattctcttcttcttgtctagaagtatgattttcatttttgaatcacttgattttgttgagtattgaagaagttataaacgtctaaaatttacccagtttttggctagttttccagttttctctcggaccagtcaactttgaggctattttccggccatctctgtCATGCCCTGATCCcaacatacgtccaggatcgacacgtgacatcATCAAATATCTGTATCTCTAACATACCCAACCTCCGGAATATGTACAAAGCATAACTCAATATTCGAATTGCGTTGCAATTTTTGTATATTTCAttgctgcatctaacctcttcgttagactgcctacgtaccctaaacatggatcaagccattcgtagttcatcaATTCACTACACTCCAATATGCATCAATTAAATTGCTCTGTCTCAACAATATATCACAATGCATAACATGCAATATTACAAGGGACAAATGATGGAGCATAATCATATTCactagtcataaagttcaacgAATCTAATCATAATTACCATAACCAACATCATTCCATaatcacatcaatcaataatGCCAAccatcacatcatcaataacacatacaaCACGTCGAAATGCGGggctagagcgacacagttcGGCCGAAGACTACATATATGGAAAAGGGGATTTTGGACcctcactcaacggaatccaaatcaGGATAcaattccggaccatcactcaacggaattgcGAAATAGaaaggattccggaccatcactcaacggaatccaaattaggatacgattccggaccatcactcaacggaatccaaatcaggatacgatttcggaccatcactcaacgaaatccaaatCAAGATACAATtacggaccatcactcaacggaattgcGGAGTATAAGGGATTctagaccatcactcaacggaatccaaattAGGATAcaattccggaccatcactcaaagGAATTGCAGAGTAGAAGGGatttcggaccatcactcaacggaatccaagcaGAACTCAGTTCTGGACCACTTAACAGAACCGAACGGAAGTCCAAGAAGCATAACTACGGCTTGAAGAAACAAGACAGGATTCAAGTTACTCAATTCACGTAGACTCAACGAAACGAAACAATATCgagcaacaaatccccatcacaATGGGTTATCGGTCCATTAACCTCACATAGCAATTCAACATGCATTTTAATCACATGTCACACCATTTCCAATacacaagtcaaatcacatttcactACATCATACCAATCACTATGCTTTCAACATTATATTTCAATCCATAGCTTGTAACATATCAAGGAATCACGAAGcacaatattaatatttaattacgtTAATCAATCAATGAGATAGCATATCATttcacgaatttaattaaagaactCTACATAATTCCATACTTGGGTTATGAATAATAACATGGTAATTCTAATTTGTATTCACAAGATCTATTGTGGGTAATTctcattcactcgaatctaggattctaagataaccttatggaaatgagcaagagcaaggattccggaccactcaatgtAATCCAACAACATCGGGTTCCGGACTactcaacggaaccaaaatATCAAATGGTTTTTCATAATTTACCCAGACCTGTCCCATGTGAAATAAGTGTCTACATCATGGAAATGGTGCATCGGGCAAACAACAACCTGGATAAGTTGCGAAGCTCGTGTGAGcgacaataatacaagtatgtgataATAATGATAAAACCAACCATCAATCACAGTTTATAAACTTTGAATATAATCATTCATAAGAAATTAATACCAAACCTTTTCAAACTCCGAAGTAGTCACACAGACACCCAACAACTCTTCTAAATCAAACTCAAAGTTCTCAAAGCCAAAATTCACGGATACATTCAAAACTAGAGCTAGAGAGATGtcgttcggccgaagcctacacaAGTAACCAAATAGGAAGTGGCCCCCCAAAGCGGAtcaaccaagcagagtcaccccTGAGAAAGTAACCAAataggtagtgaccccccaatgcggattaaccaagcaaagtCACCCCTGAGAAAGTAACCAAataggtagtgaccccccaatgcagattaaccaagcagagtcaatCCTACAACTATTGGAAAGTGATCACCcaatgtggattaaccaagcatgatcacctcTAAATGTGTATGGCCATACCTAGGATATAAGGATCGCCCaacacggattaaccaagcgcaATCCACAAATAGTATGGTCCCCTaacgtggattaaccaagcaggaccatccagTACCATTGCTACGTGATGCAGACTTAATGTCACCTAACCCCATGACACTAGGGTAATGGTCCTTTACAATCCATCATTTTTCTCAAaccataaaatatatatatttcaaaacaCAATCCATCAACAGTTCAAATATCCAAGTCACATAATTCACTTTATTTTCAACATGATACCTCCATCCACAACATGTAGCATATCAAATAATTAacgaagcacaatattattctcaagccacattgatcaactaaaataatcataataataacaatcatatccagCGTCATTCCACAATCCTGTCAATTCATCATTTCATGCctcaaagatgcatgatcttAGCATTTAACTACGTTAATCAATCAATGCGAAAACATATCATACAAATCATACGtatctaaccacatttcataaacgTTTCCAAGCTACTGTCGATCCACAATTAATAAACATAGATCGAtgctaaaaacaaaaataacaattcaatagaaaacaCATTTAATAAACAAGTATAACTCAATATGGTGCCACTAATACATATATCGAGACACACGTCACTGGGAATGACACGTCATCGTGATGAGCCAACTAAGCTCCATCAAGCCTCAACAACAAACTAGAGATAAGCGACACTCTAGAGTAGAGCACATTGACTAGAACATCAACCGTCGATAAGGTAGGTCCATTAAGGTCAACAACCTAAGGTTATTCAATCTGGGAGATCCGCACATCGGATTTCTAATCTGAAAGTTCTCAAAGGTCCAACAACTAATAACTAGGGTGTTCACAAAATTGTACGACAGTCCAACAATCGGATTGTCATCAATCATACAAACAAGTGGCGGTCCAATTTGATCACCAcaccaaacaattgaatttcgggAAATCGAGCTAGACATAGGTTCACAGGGTCACTAGAAGATATTTGGTGCTTAGACAACACTCTTGGACGGTCCCACGCACCGCCACAAGTAGGTATTCAAGGTGGAGGGTTTAGAAACCCCAAATTTTCAACATTAActaaataaactaaaatttacGTGGTAGCTAGAGCTCAACAAGGGAAACACTTTTCACAATTTGGCCGATGACAAATTCTAACTGGAAACGGCCCAAATTCATCGGAGAAAACCggatttctagggttctaaacACCCAATTCTAAAATGAATACGAAAGCACAAACTAAGCATACcaacttgaagattatgaagatTAGATaaagtttcatacctcacttGAAGGAAATGGTTGCCGGAATCGCCAGAAAAATGACAAAACCGCCGGGAAAACCCATGGAACTTTGCTGCCTCGATCTGAAAAAAATAGATAAGAAAATGGGAAATCTAACACAACAGAGTTGTAAGGCTcgtcaagagctttccatggacatcaagatcacccaaaacgaAGATCGGATGAAGGAGATATGAGCAGGTCAAGTTGGCTAGTTAACGGGTGAAAATCACCCCAAAAACGGGTCAAAAATCAGACCCTCTCCCTCTTTTTCAGAAAACTTCCCCCTTTCTAATTAGTCCCTCACTCTTTTATTAAACTCCTTAACCTTTAAACACATGTGGGAATTAAATAGTTCCCACAATCTatagttcacaacttcaaacgtccgtaactataccgttataactcGGACTTGCAAACCGCTTTTGCCTATGCGCTCGTGGCTTCGAGACCTATTCAAAAACGTTACTTGTGACCTCAAAAGGTCGACAAATTTTTTGATAATTAccttccaaacttcaaacttcgtaactaatttaattaaaatctaaatccaaataaattaatataatttctcaaaaataatataaaatctcaataatacaaatatgtagattataacagtgaaatccaggaacggggTTTCacaatctccggcaaccattgggcttccaaataggtataatcttattctagactttcctatcttcattttaatatattatgggtcgaaattggttaagaaacgattgagttacgaagctttgaaaattgtcaaACTTCCTggcaagagctccgggacacttaacggagtttttaatggaatgacaaaaatgatggatggtggacaatttcagagaccacttctattgatttgaaatctgagggaccaaattgatgtgttatgcaaatctcatatatcattttggctatttagcctaaaaagaaaaatagaacttagtgttaaaagaaaaatagtgacTGGTGATAACTTGAAGTATTAGAAACGAAATTTGGTAGTGACTCTGATTTAATTTCTGATTAAAAGATTGATGGCCTTAAATTCCACACCATTTTAAAATCCATCATaagattttgacaaaaaaaaaataaaaatccatcATAAGTTATTCTTAGTTATAAGATTAACGTAGCCATTCCCTGATTAAGTACAAtagatgtctctataaaagattaataaaaaaaaaagtataaaaaagtaaaaagaaaaacgGGTTTTTCTCAACAAATAGCTAGCCTAAGACAAAGTTCAGGATTCTGACACATAAACATTGTATTCAACAATGGCATCTCCCGTATTAGCATCAAACCAAACCGTATGGGCTAAGGCATAACCTCGAGCAGACCTAAACTGCCCAGTGCCTCCAACAACTGGCATCTCTCTCACATCGTTCAAGACCGGATTCCTACCGAGAATGCTAATGCTACTCCCCTTGTACTTGCCttccacaaaaacaaaattcatgaCCATAAGGAGTGCAAATTCATCTGCTTGTTGTGAAGCCACTGAGTAAAACCCTTGTGCTCTTCCGACGAGCTTGGAGGCACGGTCTTGCTCTTCAGTCAGTGCATTATCGATCATCATAGTGCTGCCAAAGCCTGCAGCGGTACCATTTGGTGGCCCAATAATTCTAACAGAGGTTGGGTTTTTGCCACCAAGGATGTCATGGAAGAAAAAGTGGAGGTGGCTTAAGTTTTCTGTTTTCCCGCCGGATCTGACGAATTGCCTGATTAGAACTCCATCAATGGAATAGAGAAAGGTTGAGCAGAGGATGAAGATAGAGTAGTAGAGAAACGAAGACATATTAATCTCTCTAGCTAGCTAGTATGTCACtctgagggggagagagagagagagagagattagacTTGTAGTAAGAAATGTGGTATGTGGTCACTAtaaaagaggaggaagagggcAAGTTTTAGAAGTTGTTAATATGTCCAAGTGAGAGATTGAGAATATATATCCTGTTTACAAAAATTCTATTGTGCTCCGGAGTATCTTATATTTCGAGTTTTTTAATTGTTAGATTTAGTTATTGTGTGTTTTAGCTACAAGACAGCTAAAATTCTTGAGTAACCGATACTCCAGAGTATCATAAAAAATCCCAACTTGCTTAATTATATAATGGTTGGTCTGGTTGATGCATTTTCAAGCAACAACTGCTTTTTGTTGGGTCTA
This region of Malus domestica chromosome 07, GDT2T_hap1 genomic DNA includes:
- the LOC103430611 gene encoding dirigent protein 22-like; amino-acid sequence: MSSFLYYSIFILCSTFLYSIDGVLIRQFVRSGGKTENLSHLHFFFHDILGGKNPTSVRIIGPPNGTAAGFGSTMMIDNALTEEQDRASKLVGRAQGFYSVASQQADEFALLMVMNFVFVEGKYKGSSISILGRNPVLNDVREMPVVGGTGQFRSARGYALAHTVWFDANTGDAIVEYNVYVSES